One genomic segment of Lysobacter sp. 5GHs7-4 includes these proteins:
- a CDS encoding glucan biosynthesis protein — translation MRRREVILAGLSWPLLGLWSAPTRAAAAAATAFDEDTVPALARALAAQAFKPQSKQLPASLEKIGYDQYRGIRYNPDQALWRGLNLPFQAQFFHRGFFFRDRVDIYDVSGGRATPVVYRPSQFRFQGVSAPSENDLGYAGFRLHAPLNRPDYFDEVCAFLGASYFRAVAKGQAYGLSARGLAIKTADPAGEEFPVFRAFWLERPAAGAQRAIVHALMDSPSAAAAFRFTIVPGAQTVFDVSMRLYPRVSLDRVGIAPLTSMYQFDANDRNGIDDYRPAVHDSDGLALINGRGEQIWRPLHNPAVLQESAFEDRAPRGFGLMQRKREFADYADSEAHYERRPSAWVEPVGDWGEGSVRLIEIPTADEFHDNIVAYWRPAQPLAAGREHRYDYRLHWCDRHEWLPRLATVSGTRIGAGAKHTRRIVIDLSGGTLAQLPAGSEPRAVVSAGTGKVANVVAHAMPARGTWRIAFELDPGSERSVELRARLEDAGGALSETWLYRWTA, via the coding sequence ATGCGCCGAAGAGAAGTGATCCTGGCCGGGCTGTCATGGCCCTTGCTGGGCCTGTGGAGCGCGCCCACGCGCGCGGCCGCCGCCGCGGCCACCGCGTTCGACGAGGACACCGTGCCGGCGCTGGCGCGCGCGCTGGCCGCGCAGGCGTTCAAACCGCAGTCCAAGCAGTTGCCGGCATCGCTGGAGAAGATCGGCTACGACCAGTACCGCGGCATTCGCTACAACCCCGACCAGGCCTTGTGGCGCGGACTGAATCTGCCGTTCCAGGCCCAGTTCTTCCATCGCGGCTTTTTCTTCCGCGACCGCGTCGACATCTACGACGTCAGCGGCGGACGCGCGACGCCGGTGGTGTACCGCCCCTCGCAGTTCCGCTTCCAGGGCGTGAGCGCGCCCAGCGAGAACGACCTGGGCTATGCCGGATTCCGCCTGCACGCGCCGCTCAACCGGCCCGACTACTTCGACGAGGTCTGCGCGTTTCTGGGCGCGAGTTACTTCCGCGCGGTCGCCAAGGGCCAGGCCTACGGTCTGTCCGCGCGCGGCCTGGCCATCAAGACCGCCGATCCGGCCGGCGAGGAATTCCCGGTGTTCCGCGCGTTCTGGCTGGAACGCCCGGCGGCCGGCGCGCAGCGCGCGATCGTGCATGCGCTGATGGACAGCCCCAGCGCCGCCGCGGCATTCCGTTTCACCATCGTGCCCGGCGCGCAGACCGTGTTCGATGTGAGCATGCGCCTGTATCCGCGCGTGAGCCTGGACCGCGTCGGCATCGCGCCGCTGACCAGCATGTACCAGTTCGACGCCAACGACCGCAACGGCATCGACGACTACCGGCCTGCCGTGCACGACTCCGACGGCCTGGCCTTGATCAACGGACGCGGTGAACAGATCTGGCGGCCGCTGCACAATCCGGCGGTGCTGCAGGAAAGCGCGTTCGAGGATCGCGCGCCGCGCGGTTTCGGTCTGATGCAGCGCAAGCGCGAGTTCGCCGACTACGCCGACAGCGAGGCGCATTACGAGCGCCGGCCCAGCGCCTGGGTCGAGCCGGTCGGCGACTGGGGCGAGGGCAGCGTGCGCCTGATCGAAATCCCGACCGCCGACGAATTCCACGACAACATCGTCGCCTACTGGCGTCCGGCGCAGCCGCTGGCGGCCGGACGCGAGCATCGCTACGACTACCGCCTGCATTGGTGCGACCGCCACGAATGGCTGCCGCGCCTGGCCACCGTTTCCGGCACGCGCATCGGCGCGGGTGCCAAGCACACGCGCCGCATCGTGATCGATCTCAGCGGCGGCACGCTCGCACAACTGCCCGCCGGCAGCGAGCCGCGCGCGGTGGTGTCGGCCGGCACGGGTAAGGTCGCCAACGTGGTCGCGCACGCGATGCCCGCGCGCGGGACCTGGCGGATCGCGTTCGAGCTGGACCCCGGCAGCGAGCGCAGCGTCGAGTTGCGCGCGCGTCTGGAAGACGCCGGCGGCGCGCTGTCCGAAACCTGGCTCTATCGTTGGACTGCATGA
- a CDS encoding prolyl oligopeptidase family serine peptidase has product MSPFPTAPRARTQTAARSSLLRRLLRDALIVVLLCVGARAHADDASELRAAVAAERARAPAPQFSRAQFLARPELMGAWLSPDGRHVAYLLQGERNRGVWLLPTAGGAPRRLLAHTEADRLDWSRDSRWLLLQSAQQLYALAVAGQSGSGAIAKLGGRWERSFEAVDPALPAAAIVLESPPFVSRLPKRWRLYRVDLHGRQTLLHESARQIVDSAFDAQGRLRYLVLVEGDEYAIYRKDGARLHAVLRCQRLQRCAPLSADGDGLWLSSSIGAGYLRLARLGRDGVLRTAHADPRGEADLDAVVLDPLSRQPLIASYRSTRAANYGLTALAQRNLAAIGRRYPGRNLRIEVGSGAGARWLVHERAGSQKGERLHLYDPATARFREILADSGFRHGRDTQAPLPEAAMARKIAFAYRASDGMRLHGFVSVPPGVDPARAPLVANVHGGPFNLTRPEFSAQTQLLANRGYVVFEPNFRGSTGHGDEYMRAGRGDFGNGRVQQDIVEGVRYLLAQGIGDGERVGIFGASFGGYSALQGVTFQPELFKVAVAAVPPADFGWVLRSYARSQDQFARGIPLATTMRLLDLDPADAAIAQRLRAQSPVANARGLRRPVLLLAGGDDERVPIRSVLHYAATLRALDKDVSLFVDAQGGHSLVDPRTREAYLFLLESMLHCRLGGAAPRAPDAELRAHLRKNLRLAGPDLAGLLPVPAASTAAAGAR; this is encoded by the coding sequence ATGAGCCCGTTCCCCACCGCCCCCAGGGCGCGGACGCAGACCGCTGCGCGCAGTTCGCTGCTGCGACGCCTGTTGCGCGACGCGCTGATCGTGGTGCTGCTGTGCGTCGGCGCGCGCGCGCACGCCGACGATGCCTCCGAGCTGCGCGCCGCCGTCGCCGCCGAGCGCGCCCGTGCGCCGGCGCCGCAGTTCTCGCGTGCGCAGTTCCTCGCACGCCCTGAGTTGATGGGCGCCTGGCTGTCGCCCGACGGGCGCCACGTCGCCTACCTGTTGCAGGGCGAACGCAACCGCGGCGTCTGGCTGCTGCCGACCGCGGGCGGCGCGCCGCGGCGTCTGCTCGCGCATACCGAGGCCGATCGACTGGACTGGTCGCGCGACAGTCGCTGGCTGCTGCTGCAATCGGCGCAGCAGCTGTATGCCCTGGCCGTGGCCGGACAGAGCGGCTCGGGCGCGATCGCCAAGCTGGGCGGACGCTGGGAGCGCAGCTTCGAAGCGGTGGACCCGGCGTTGCCGGCGGCGGCGATCGTGCTGGAAAGCCCGCCGTTCGTATCGCGCCTGCCCAAGCGTTGGCGCCTGTACCGCGTCGACCTGCACGGGCGGCAAACCCTGCTGCACGAATCGGCGCGGCAGATCGTCGACAGCGCGTTCGACGCGCAAGGGCGCCTGCGTTACCTCGTCCTGGTCGAGGGCGACGAATACGCGATCTACCGCAAGGACGGCGCGCGCCTGCACGCGGTGCTGCGCTGCCAGCGTTTGCAGCGTTGCGCGCCGCTGAGCGCCGACGGCGACGGATTGTGGTTGTCCTCCAGTATCGGTGCCGGCTACCTGCGCCTGGCGCGGCTGGGCCGCGACGGCGTGCTGCGCACCGCCCACGCCGATCCGCGCGGCGAAGCCGACCTGGACGCGGTGGTGCTGGACCCGCTGAGCCGGCAGCCGCTGATCGCCAGCTACCGCAGCACGCGCGCGGCCAACTACGGCCTCACCGCGCTCGCGCAACGCAACCTCGCAGCCATCGGGCGTCGCTATCCGGGCCGCAATCTGCGCATCGAGGTCGGCAGCGGCGCGGGCGCGCGCTGGCTGGTGCACGAGCGCGCGGGCTCGCAAAAGGGCGAGCGCCTGCACCTGTACGATCCGGCGACTGCGCGGTTCCGCGAAATCCTCGCCGATAGCGGTTTTCGCCACGGTCGCGACACCCAGGCGCCGCTGCCGGAGGCGGCGATGGCGCGCAAGATCGCCTTCGCCTATCGCGCCTCCGACGGCATGCGCCTGCACGGCTTCGTCTCGGTGCCGCCGGGCGTGGACCCCGCGCGCGCGCCGCTGGTGGCCAACGTGCACGGCGGTCCCTTCAATCTGACGCGTCCGGAGTTCAGCGCCCAGACCCAGCTGCTGGCCAACCGCGGCTATGTGGTGTTCGAGCCGAACTTCCGCGGGTCCACCGGCCACGGCGACGAGTACATGCGCGCCGGCCGCGGCGACTTCGGCAACGGCCGCGTGCAGCAGGACATCGTCGAGGGCGTGCGTTACCTGCTGGCCCAGGGCATCGGCGACGGCGAGCGCGTCGGCATCTTCGGTGCGTCCTTCGGCGGCTACTCGGCGCTGCAGGGCGTGACCTTCCAGCCGGAGCTGTTCAAAGTCGCGGTGGCCGCGGTGCCGCCGGCGGATTTCGGCTGGGTGCTGCGATCCTATGCGCGCAGTCAGGACCAGTTCGCGCGTGGCATTCCGTTGGCGACGACGATGCGCCTGCTCGATCTCGACCCGGCCGACGCGGCGATCGCGCAGCGCCTGCGGGCGCAGTCGCCGGTCGCCAACGCGCGCGGCCTGCGCCGGCCTGTGCTGCTTTTGGCCGGTGGCGACGACGAGCGCGTGCCGATCCGCAGCGTGCTGCACTACGCTGCTACGCTGCGCGCCCTGGACAAGGATGTGAGCCTGTTCGTGGATGCGCAGGGCGGCCATTCGCTGGTCGATCCGCGCACGCGCGAGGCCTATCTGTTCCTGCTGGAAAGCATGTTGCACTGCCGCCTCGGCGGCGCCGCGCCGCGCGCGCCGGACGCCGAGCTGCGCGCGCACCTGCGCAAGAATCTGCGTCTGGCCGGGCCCGATCTGGCCGGACTGCTGCCGGTACCGGCCGCGTCAACCGCCGCCGCGGGCGCGCGTTGA
- the ppk1 gene encoding polyphosphate kinase 1: protein MNAALTNTLSDAGHDTDPLRDHSLYFNRELSQLDFNFRVLAQAQDPQVPLLERLKYLCISCTNLDEFFEIRAGTLRHAQDLGLIPGADGLPPATVLSRIHDRAADLVKAQYECWNEVLRPALRDAGVRVLGRDSWNAAQTRWLRNYFREEVMPVLSPLGLDPAHPFPKILNKSLNIVVVLEGKDAFGRAGNLAIVRAPRSLPRIIQMPENVSGGQHDFVFLSSVLSTFVDELFPGMDVKGAYQFRVTRNSELLVDEEEVDNIALALRDELVGRGYLRAVRLEIAEQCPKPIVRSLLENFDLPENAVYRINGPVNLNRVIQVYDLVQRPELKFPPYQQRQLPGVESMFDKVGNGDVLLHHPFDAFTPVLELIRQAAEDPNVLAIKQTLYRAGKDSPIVEQLVQAARNGKDVTVVVELRARFDEEANLGLADRLQEAGVQVVYGVVGYKTHAKMLLIVRREGRKLRRYVHLGTGNYHSGTARAYTDFGLITADPDIGNDVHLIFQQLSGLAPSLKLKRLLQSPFTLHAGVLKRIDRETKHARAGRPARIVAKMNALNEPQVIRALYQASQAGVQIDLIVRGACTLRPGVPGVSDNIRVRSIVGRFLEHHRVYWFGNDGEPDLFCSSADWLERNLLRRVETGFPILDPALAERVFDEALSNYLADNLNAWELRADGGYDRAVPQGDAMPHSAQATLLAKICG from the coding sequence ATGAACGCCGCCCTCACCAACACGCTGTCCGACGCCGGCCACGACACCGATCCGCTGCGCGACCACAGCCTGTACTTCAATCGCGAGCTGTCGCAGCTGGATTTCAACTTCCGCGTGCTGGCGCAGGCGCAGGACCCGCAGGTGCCGCTGCTGGAGCGGTTGAAGTACCTGTGCATCTCCTGCACCAACCTCGACGAGTTCTTCGAGATCCGCGCCGGCACCCTGCGCCATGCGCAGGACCTGGGCCTGATTCCCGGCGCCGACGGCCTGCCGCCGGCGACCGTGCTGTCGCGCATCCACGACCGCGCCGCCGACCTGGTCAAGGCGCAGTACGAATGCTGGAACGAAGTGCTGCGCCCGGCCCTGCGCGACGCCGGCGTGCGCGTGCTGGGACGCGACTCCTGGAACGCCGCCCAGACCCGCTGGCTGCGCAACTACTTCCGCGAGGAAGTGATGCCAGTGCTGTCGCCGCTGGGCCTGGACCCGGCGCACCCGTTCCCCAAGATCCTCAACAAGTCGCTCAACATCGTGGTGGTGCTGGAAGGCAAGGACGCGTTCGGCCGCGCCGGCAACCTCGCCATCGTGCGCGCGCCGCGCTCGCTGCCGCGCATCATCCAGATGCCGGAGAACGTGTCCGGCGGACAGCACGATTTCGTGTTCCTGTCCTCGGTGCTGTCGACCTTCGTCGACGAGCTGTTCCCGGGCATGGACGTCAAGGGCGCCTACCAGTTCCGCGTGACCCGCAACTCCGAACTGCTGGTGGACGAGGAGGAGGTCGACAACATCGCCCTGGCCCTGCGCGACGAGCTGGTCGGGCGCGGCTACCTGCGCGCGGTGCGGCTGGAGATCGCCGAGCAGTGCCCCAAGCCGATCGTGCGCAGCCTGCTGGAAAACTTCGACCTGCCCGAGAACGCGGTCTACCGCATCAACGGCCCGGTCAACCTCAACCGCGTGATCCAGGTCTACGACCTGGTCCAGCGCCCCGAACTCAAGTTCCCGCCCTACCAGCAGCGCCAGCTGCCGGGCGTGGAGAGCATGTTCGACAAGGTCGGCAACGGCGACGTGCTGCTGCACCATCCCTTCGACGCGTTCACGCCGGTGCTGGAGCTGATCCGCCAAGCCGCCGAAGACCCGAACGTGCTGGCGATCAAGCAGACCCTGTACCGCGCCGGCAAGGATTCGCCGATCGTCGAACAGCTGGTGCAGGCCGCGCGCAACGGCAAGGACGTGACCGTGGTGGTCGAACTGCGCGCGCGCTTCGACGAGGAAGCCAACCTGGGCCTGGCCGACCGCCTGCAGGAGGCCGGCGTGCAGGTCGTGTACGGCGTGGTCGGCTACAAGACCCACGCCAAGATGCTGCTGATCGTGCGCCGCGAGGGCCGCAAGCTGCGCCGCTACGTGCACCTGGGCACCGGCAACTACCACAGCGGCACCGCGCGCGCGTACACCGACTTCGGCCTGATCACCGCCGATCCGGACATCGGCAACGACGTGCACCTGATCTTCCAGCAGCTGTCCGGCCTGGCGCCGTCGCTGAAGCTCAAGCGCCTGCTGCAGTCGCCCTTCACCCTGCACGCGGGCGTGCTCAAGCGCATCGACCGCGAGACCAAGCATGCACGCGCCGGCAGGCCGGCGCGCATCGTCGCCAAGATGAACGCCCTCAACGAGCCGCAGGTGATCCGCGCGCTGTACCAGGCCTCGCAGGCCGGGGTGCAGATCGACCTGATCGTGCGCGGCGCCTGCACCCTGCGCCCCGGCGTGCCCGGCGTGTCGGACAACATCCGCGTGCGCTCCATCGTCGGCCGCTTCCTCGAACACCACCGCGTCTACTGGTTCGGCAACGACGGCGAGCCCGACCTGTTCTGCTCCAGCGCCGACTGGCTGGAGCGCAACCTGCTGCGCCGGGTCGAGACCGGCTTCCCCATCCTCGACCCGGCCCTGGCCGAACGCGTCTTTGATGAGGCCCTGAGCAACTACCTGGCCGACAACCTCAACGCCTGGGAACTGCGCGCCGACGGCGGCTACGACCGGGCCGTGCCGCAAGGCGACGCCATGCCCCATTCCGCACAAGCCACTTTATTGGCGAAAATCTGCGGATGA
- the phoR gene encoding phosphate regulon sensor histidine kinase PhoR produces the protein MPPRARSAWFRTLGQLLLVLVAAAVAGLAIGHPWPVVTLAALSVVAWHYWRLRSVLIRLTARQRLTPPLGEGIWNELDRLLHRSQAEMRGRKRRLIEMLRAYRAAAAALPDAIVVVERNSQRIQWFNQAANGLLGLRYPRDIGGSLSQKLQPLQLSHWLAAGRNAEPLEAASPWNPSATLSLRLIPYSENLWLLVARDVSRLLQLEQMRRDFVANVSHELRTPLTVVHGYLDMLDPSEHPDWAPMLAEMQRQSQRMTQLVEDLLMLSRLESQDSLPAEETVAMSSMLSTLKREAMALSQGRHEISMEDLAGVDLWGSNKELHSAFSNLVSNAIRYTPAGGSIKIRFRPEQAGNGRGVVLEVIDSGYGIPAAHLPRITERFYRVSTSRSRESGGTGLGLSIVKHVLNLHQARLEIVSEVGRGSSFACHFGVDRMRSRDHAYLDTLPDVLP, from the coding sequence ATGCCACCCCGCGCCCGATCCGCCTGGTTCCGCACCCTGGGACAGCTGTTGCTGGTCCTGGTGGCCGCGGCCGTGGCCGGTCTGGCGATCGGCCACCCCTGGCCGGTGGTGACGCTGGCCGCGCTGAGCGTGGTCGCCTGGCATTACTGGCGGCTGCGCAGCGTGCTGATCCGCCTGACCGCGCGCCAGCGCCTGACGCCGCCGCTGGGCGAAGGCATCTGGAACGAACTCGACCGCCTGCTGCACCGCAGCCAGGCCGAGATGCGCGGACGCAAGCGGCGCCTGATCGAGATGCTGCGCGCCTACCGCGCCGCCGCCGCCGCGCTGCCCGACGCGATCGTGGTGGTGGAACGCAACAGCCAGCGCATCCAGTGGTTCAACCAGGCCGCCAACGGCCTGCTCGGCCTGCGCTATCCGCGCGACATCGGCGGCTCGCTGTCGCAGAAGCTGCAGCCGCTGCAGCTGTCGCACTGGCTGGCCGCGGGGCGCAACGCCGAACCGCTGGAAGCCGCCTCGCCGTGGAACCCGTCGGCGACGCTGAGCCTGCGCCTGATCCCGTACTCGGAAAACCTGTGGCTGCTGGTGGCGCGCGACGTCAGCCGCCTGCTGCAGTTGGAGCAGATGCGGCGCGACTTCGTCGCCAACGTCTCGCACGAGCTGCGCACGCCGCTGACCGTGGTGCACGGCTACCTCGACATGCTGGACCCCAGCGAGCACCCGGACTGGGCGCCGATGCTGGCCGAGATGCAGCGCCAGTCGCAGCGCATGACCCAACTGGTCGAGGACCTGCTGATGCTGTCGCGGCTGGAATCGCAGGACAGCCTGCCGGCCGAGGAAACCGTGGCCATGTCCTCGATGCTGTCCACGCTCAAGCGCGAGGCGATGGCGCTGAGCCAGGGCCGCCACGAGATCTCGATGGAGGATCTGGCCGGCGTGGACCTGTGGGGTTCCAACAAGGAGCTGCACAGCGCCTTCTCCAACCTGGTCAGCAACGCGATCCGCTACACCCCGGCCGGCGGCTCGATCAAAATCCGCTTCCGCCCCGAACAGGCCGGCAACGGCCGCGGCGTGGTGCTGGAAGTGATCGACAGCGGCTACGGCATCCCGGCCGCGCACCTGCCGCGCATCACCGAGCGCTTCTACCGCGTGTCCACCAGCCGTTCGCGCGAAAGCGGCGGCACCGGCCTGGGCCTGTCCATCGTCAAGCACGTGCTGAACCTGCACCAGGCGCGGCTGGAGATCGTCAGCGAGGTCGGGCGCGGCAGCAGCTTCGCCTGCCACTTCGGCGTCGACCGCATGCGCAGCCGCGATCACGCTTACCTCGATACGCTGCCCGACGTGTTGCCTTGA
- the mdoH gene encoding glucans biosynthesis glucosyltransferase MdoH: MSASAADVATVLPPEAPLEMPIQSLGAGALANPHPPTAPRGMAWRRAYILVGSGLLTYIAAYQIWWVLRGNGINVLEALLLVLFVALFAWIALAFFSALAGFVQIVSQRRARLGLGDTGALPEPGVRTALLMPTYNEDPQRLMAGLQAIYESVAATGRLDSFDFFVLSDTTREPIAQAERVAFAALRERTGGHARLYYRRRDDNAERKAGNIAEWVRRFGGAYPQMLILDADSLMTGEVIVRLAAAMERHPDVALIQTLPMIVNGNTLFARMQQFAGRVYGPVIAHGVAWWHGAESNYWGHNAIIRTAAFAAHAGLPELRGYRPFGGTVLSHDFVEAALLRRGGWALHMVPGLAGSYEEGPPSLTDMLVRDRRWCQGNLQHSAVLPAKGLHWVSRWHLLIGIGHYFTAPMWAMLMLIGLAIPLERAGFVWGHVSLPGFSPTQYWREQDPERFTWVFVVTMAVLLAPKLMGYVASMTDGATRRGCGGALRALLSMLLETLLAALMAPVTMYVQSRGIAEVLAGRDSGWESQRRDDGTLPLSGLVRSYGGATMLGLLSLFMAYAVSPSLAAWMSPVIAGLLLAIPIVALTSARAPGRWLRRIGIFRTPEEIAPPQVLQRAAELRRAIEAG; the protein is encoded by the coding sequence ATGAGCGCGAGCGCCGCCGATGTCGCCACCGTGCTGCCGCCCGAGGCGCCGCTGGAGATGCCGATCCAGTCGCTGGGCGCGGGCGCGCTGGCCAATCCGCATCCGCCGACCGCGCCGCGCGGCATGGCCTGGCGACGCGCCTACATCCTGGTCGGATCGGGCCTGCTGACCTACATCGCCGCCTACCAGATCTGGTGGGTGCTGCGCGGCAACGGCATCAACGTGCTGGAGGCCTTGCTGCTGGTGCTGTTCGTGGCGCTGTTCGCGTGGATCGCGCTGGCGTTCTTCAGCGCGCTGGCCGGGTTCGTGCAGATCGTGTCGCAGCGGCGCGCGCGCCTGGGCTTGGGCGATACCGGCGCGCTGCCAGAACCCGGCGTGCGCACCGCCTTGCTGATGCCCACTTACAACGAGGATCCGCAGCGTCTGATGGCGGGCCTGCAGGCGATCTACGAATCGGTGGCGGCGACCGGGCGGCTGGACAGTTTCGACTTCTTCGTGCTCAGCGACACCACCCGCGAGCCGATCGCGCAGGCCGAGCGCGTGGCGTTCGCGGCGCTGCGCGAGCGCACCGGCGGGCATGCGCGGCTGTATTACCGCCGGCGCGACGACAACGCCGAGCGCAAGGCCGGCAACATCGCCGAGTGGGTGCGGCGCTTCGGCGGCGCCTATCCGCAGATGCTGATCCTGGACGCCGACAGCCTGATGACCGGCGAGGTGATCGTGCGCCTGGCCGCGGCGATGGAGCGTCATCCCGACGTGGCGCTGATCCAGACCCTGCCGATGATCGTCAACGGCAACACGCTGTTCGCGCGGATGCAGCAGTTCGCCGGGCGCGTGTACGGGCCGGTGATCGCGCACGGCGTGGCCTGGTGGCACGGCGCCGAGAGCAACTACTGGGGCCACAACGCGATCATCCGCACCGCGGCCTTCGCCGCCCATGCCGGCCTGCCGGAGCTGCGCGGCTACCGGCCGTTCGGCGGCACCGTGCTCAGCCACGATTTCGTCGAGGCCGCGTTGCTGCGGCGCGGCGGCTGGGCGCTGCACATGGTGCCGGGCCTGGCCGGCAGCTACGAGGAAGGCCCGCCGTCGCTGACCGACATGCTGGTGCGCGACCGCCGCTGGTGCCAGGGCAACCTGCAGCATTCGGCGGTGCTGCCGGCCAAGGGCCTGCACTGGGTCAGCCGCTGGCATCTGCTGATCGGCATCGGCCATTACTTCACCGCGCCGATGTGGGCGATGCTGATGCTGATCGGCCTGGCGATTCCGCTGGAACGCGCGGGTTTTGTCTGGGGCCACGTTTCGCTGCCGGGTTTCTCGCCGACCCAGTACTGGCGGGAGCAGGATCCCGAGCGCTTCACCTGGGTGTTCGTGGTGACCATGGCGGTGCTGCTGGCGCCCAAGCTGATGGGTTACGTGGCGTCCATGACCGACGGCGCGACCCGGCGCGGTTGCGGCGGCGCGCTGCGTGCGCTGTTGAGCATGCTGCTGGAAACGCTGCTGGCCGCACTGATGGCGCCGGTGACCATGTACGTGCAGTCGCGCGGCATCGCCGAGGTGCTGGCGGGCAGGGATTCGGGCTGGGAATCGCAGCGTCGCGACGACGGCACCCTGCCGTTGTCGGGCCTGGTGCGCAGTTACGGTGGCGCGACGATGCTGGGGCTGCTGTCGTTGTTCATGGCCTATGCGGTGTCGCCGTCGCTGGCGGCGTGGATGTCGCCGGTGATCGCCGGGCTGCTGCTGGCGATACCGATCGTGGCGCTGACCTCGGCGCGCGCGCCGGGGCGTTGGCTGCGCCGCATCGGCATTTTCCGCACGCCGGAGGAGATCGCGCCGCCGCAGGTGCTGCAACGCGCGGCGGAGTTGAGGCGGGCGATCGAGGCGGGGTAG
- the ppx gene encoding exopolyphosphatase, giving the protein MNDAYPTTALPLQDGDLLAAVDLGSNSFHMVVARYVLGQLRIVDRLRETVRMAEGLDRKGGLSPEVRQRALECLSRFGQRIRDVPPQRVRAIATNTVRRLAAPQSFLMPAETALGHAIEVVAGREEARLIYLGVAHAQPSKPGELRLVIDIGGGSTECIIGSGFEAIERESLQLGCIATTRRFFENGKLSKKKWRDALTEVTAEFQQFAGTYRALGWQEALGSSGTNKAIGDICAAMKLTKGAVTAEALPLVRDRLLQAERIDLIDLPGLSADRRPVIAGGILVLEAAFNALGLSRMAVSKAAMREGVLYDMLGRGGADDPRDASVAAMMQRYGIDEGQAARVESTMLRLFDQVAGAWALDPDDRLMLSRAARLHELGLALAHSQYHVHGAYVVEHSDISGFSRQQQQFLAALMRTHRRGIPKSAFDALPDRLLASARRSAALLRLAVLLHRAHEADPIPQLDAHAEGNTLTLTVSKRWLDSRPLVRADLEGEPQDAAGLGIALKLLAA; this is encoded by the coding sequence ATGAACGACGCTTACCCGACCACCGCCCTGCCGCTCCAGGACGGCGACCTGCTCGCCGCCGTCGACCTGGGCTCGAACAGTTTCCACATGGTGGTCGCGCGTTACGTGCTGGGCCAGCTGCGCATCGTCGACCGCCTGCGCGAGACCGTGCGCATGGCCGAGGGCTTGGACCGCAAGGGCGGCCTGAGCCCGGAAGTGCGCCAGCGCGCGCTGGAATGCCTGTCGCGCTTCGGCCAGCGCATCCGCGACGTGCCGCCGCAACGCGTGCGCGCGATCGCGACCAACACCGTGCGCCGCCTGGCCGCGCCGCAGAGCTTCCTGATGCCGGCCGAAACCGCGCTGGGCCACGCCATCGAAGTGGTGGCCGGCCGCGAAGAGGCGCGCCTGATCTACCTAGGCGTGGCCCACGCGCAGCCGTCCAAGCCCGGCGAACTGCGCCTGGTGATCGACATCGGCGGCGGCTCCACCGAATGCATCATCGGCAGCGGCTTCGAGGCGATCGAGCGCGAAAGCCTGCAGCTGGGCTGCATCGCCACCACCCGCCGCTTCTTCGAGAACGGCAAGCTGTCGAAGAAGAAGTGGCGCGACGCGCTGACCGAAGTCACCGCCGAGTTCCAGCAGTTCGCCGGTACCTACCGCGCGCTGGGTTGGCAGGAAGCGCTGGGCTCGTCGGGCACCAACAAGGCGATCGGCGACATCTGCGCGGCGATGAAGCTGACCAAGGGCGCGGTCACCGCCGAGGCGCTGCCGCTGGTGCGCGACCGCCTGCTGCAGGCCGAACGCATCGACCTGATCGACCTGCCCGGCCTGTCCGCCGACCGCCGTCCGGTGATCGCCGGCGGCATCCTGGTGCTGGAGGCCGCCTTCAACGCGCTGGGCCTGAGCCGGATGGCGGTGAGCAAGGCGGCGATGCGCGAGGGCGTGCTGTACGACATGCTCGGCCGCGGCGGCGCCGACGATCCGCGCGATGCCTCGGTGGCGGCGATGATGCAGCGTTACGGCATCGACGAAGGCCAGGCCGCACGCGTGGAGAGCACCATGCTGCGCCTGTTCGACCAGGTCGCCGGCGCCTGGGCGCTGGACCCCGACGACCGCCTGATGCTGAGCCGCGCCGCGCGCCTGCACGAGCTGGGCCTGGCGCTCGCGCACAGCCAGTACCACGTGCATGGCGCCTACGTGGTCGAGCACTCCGACATCTCCGGCTTCTCGCGTCAGCAGCAGCAGTTCCTGGCTGCGCTGATGCGCACCCATCGCCGCGGCATTCCCAAGAGCGCCTTCGACGCCCTGCCCGATCGCCTGTTGGCGAGCGCACGCCGCAGCGCCGCGCTGCTGCGTCTGGCGGTCTTGCTGCACCGCGCCCACGAGGCCGATCCGATTCCGCAGTTGGATGCGCACGCCGAGGGCAACACCCTGACCCTGACCGTGTCCAAGCGCTGGCTGGACTCCCGGCCGCTGGTGCGCGCCGACCTGGAAGGCGAGCCGCAGGACGCGGCCGGCCTGGGCATCGCGCTGAAGCTGTTGGCGGCCTGA